A portion of the Rhodopseudomonas sp. BAL398 genome contains these proteins:
- a CDS encoding c-type cytochrome, with translation MNKKIVAVGAIAVIVAGVGAWFLPAQDEPARSSQASTIVRLPDLEGAAADGADLFAANCAVCHGENATGTDQGPPFVHRIYEPNHHADIAFQMAVQHGVRAHHWRFGNMPPVDGVNRAEVEKIVAYVRALQRANGIE, from the coding sequence GTGAACAAGAAAATCGTGGCAGTGGGAGCCATCGCCGTGATCGTGGCTGGTGTTGGAGCCTGGTTCCTGCCCGCGCAGGACGAGCCGGCCCGATCGTCGCAAGCCAGTACGATCGTGCGCCTGCCCGATCTGGAAGGCGCCGCCGCCGATGGCGCGGACCTGTTTGCAGCCAACTGCGCCGTCTGCCATGGCGAGAACGCCACGGGCACGGATCAAGGCCCACCATTCGTCCATCGCATCTATGAACCGAACCACCATGCCGACATCGCCTTCCAAATGGCGGTACAGCATGGCGTGCGCGCCCATCATTGGCGGTTCGGAAATATGCCGCCCGTCGATGGGGTGAACCGAGCCGAGGTCGAAAAGATCGTTGCCTATGTCCGCGCGCTGCAGCGGGCAAACGGCATCGAGTAG
- a CDS encoding multicopper oxidase family protein: MAPLSRRSFLASGAAAGIMASLPGTVYAQASTKANALTLRAVRRTIEVDGRAASVLGLVDGSGRPGLILDPGQRFRVDLTNDLDVETIVHWHGQIPPNAQDGVSNTSPMIPAGGSRSFDFAPRTGTFWMHSHVPAQEVDQLAAPLIVRSAEDLAADRQEVVLFLHDFSFRSGEEVLEEITSGRAMPHGEVQEGSHSMGEFPRRIVGHHESDPMSMPMPNAMSGGMAGMGHDSGMEMDLNDFEFDAYLANDRTLDDPEVIAVERGGRVLLRAINAASMTAFWIDLGSVVGRLVAVDGDAVEPMEGTRFGFAQGQRLDIEIDMPADGSVLPVLALREGAPQRTGIVLAPRGAEVRRISSTADAEHPAYSGDMTTELALRALNPLPDRPVNRTHMVMLGGQMSPYVWSLNGQLWGSHTPVAVMSGERVEMMFHNMSMMAHPMHLHGHAFQVVDVNGQRIAGAVRDTVHVPPMGMVTIALDAGEVAPWMLHCHHMAHMAAGMMSELDVRSA; the protein is encoded by the coding sequence ATGGCTCCACTCTCACGTCGCAGTTTCCTGGCATCCGGCGCTGCCGCCGGCATCATGGCGTCGCTTCCCGGCACCGTGTACGCGCAAGCTTCCACCAAGGCCAATGCGCTCACATTGCGCGCCGTGCGTCGCACGATCGAAGTCGACGGCCGTGCCGCCTCGGTCCTGGGTCTTGTCGACGGCTCCGGAAGGCCCGGACTGATCCTCGATCCCGGTCAGCGCTTTCGTGTCGACCTCACGAACGATCTCGATGTCGAGACCATCGTGCACTGGCATGGTCAGATCCCGCCGAACGCCCAGGACGGCGTGTCGAACACGAGCCCGATGATTCCGGCGGGCGGCAGCCGATCCTTTGATTTTGCGCCCCGTACCGGAACGTTCTGGATGCACAGCCATGTCCCGGCCCAGGAGGTCGATCAGCTCGCAGCGCCCCTGATCGTTCGAAGTGCCGAAGATCTGGCTGCTGACAGGCAGGAGGTCGTTCTCTTCCTGCATGACTTTTCCTTCCGCTCCGGCGAAGAGGTCCTTGAGGAGATCACGTCCGGCCGCGCGATGCCGCATGGCGAGGTGCAGGAAGGTAGCCACTCCATGGGAGAATTCCCGCGGCGGATCGTCGGGCATCACGAATCCGATCCGATGTCCATGCCAATGCCGAACGCGATGTCGGGCGGCATGGCGGGGATGGGCCACGACTCCGGAATGGAGATGGATCTCAACGACTTCGAATTCGATGCCTATCTCGCCAATGACCGGACCCTGGACGATCCCGAGGTGATAGCGGTCGAGCGGGGTGGACGCGTTCTCCTGCGTGCCATCAACGCGGCGTCGATGACGGCATTCTGGATCGATCTCGGATCGGTGGTCGGTCGCCTGGTTGCCGTCGACGGAGATGCCGTAGAGCCCATGGAAGGAACGCGCTTCGGCTTCGCTCAAGGGCAACGGCTCGACATCGAGATTGATATGCCAGCAGACGGATCGGTCTTGCCTGTCCTGGCCTTGCGCGAAGGCGCACCGCAAAGGACCGGTATCGTGCTTGCCCCGCGCGGCGCCGAGGTGCGACGCATCTCTTCCACGGCGGACGCCGAGCATCCGGCCTATTCCGGCGACATGACGACGGAGTTGGCGCTCCGTGCCCTCAATCCTCTCCCGGATCGGCCGGTGAACCGGACGCATATGGTCATGCTGGGCGGCCAGATGAGCCCTTATGTGTGGTCGCTCAACGGGCAACTCTGGGGCAGCCATACGCCGGTCGCGGTCATGTCGGGCGAGCGTGTCGAGATGATGTTCCACAACATGTCGATGATGGCGCACCCGATGCATCTCCACGGACACGCTTTCCAGGTCGTGGACGTCAATGGTCAGCGGATCGCCGGCGCCGTCCGTGATACGGTGCATGTTCCGCCGATGGGGATGGTGACGATTGCCTTAGATGCCGGTGAGGTCGCGCCTTGGATGCTCCATTGTCATCACATGGCGCACATGGCCGCCGGCATGATGAGCGAACTCGATGTCCGCTCGGCCTGA
- the cueR gene encoding Cu(I)-responsive transcriptional regulator, with protein MNIGDVAEASGLPAKTIRYYEDIGLVRPKRGQNGYRAFSEADVYKLAFLSRARSLGFSIEDCRSLMSLYEDRDRASADVRNIASDHLDRITSKIAELESLRRTLETLIHRCHGDDRPDCPILDDLSGSEATQ; from the coding sequence ATGAACATTGGAGACGTCGCCGAAGCGAGCGGCCTGCCCGCCAAGACGATCCGCTACTATGAGGACATAGGTCTCGTTCGGCCGAAGCGCGGCCAGAACGGCTACCGCGCCTTCAGCGAGGCCGACGTGTACAAACTGGCGTTCCTGTCGCGCGCGCGATCGTTGGGCTTCTCGATCGAAGACTGTCGCTCCCTCATGTCGCTCTACGAGGATCGTGACCGGGCAAGCGCCGACGTGAGAAACATCGCCAGCGATCACCTGGACCGGATCACGTCCAAGATCGCCGAGCTTGAATCGCTCCGCCGCACGCTCGAAACGCTGATCCATCGCTGCCACGGCGACGATCGTCCCGATTGCCCCATACTCGACGATCTTTCGGGAAGCGAGGCGACGCAGTGA
- a CDS encoding DUF305 domain-containing protein, with amino-acid sequence MHYGRFFAMIATSTVMMFGLMYLNTYLLSHVFWSETRAYMALVMGASMAVIMLAFMLSMYANRTANIAIFAGSVVVFAAALSLVRSQVTVEDRSYMSAMIPHHSIAIMTSSRANITDPRVRTLADDIIYAQDKEIAEMRYLIADIDANGKATQRAATTPAELVGAEEALASEELSKVDPEFLTEDEIARVFPDGAACRFTYTEGSPPVLVAGESAQGTAALVKISGDLVRLDVSETGPEGGTFTAEPLSAELHETDSGDLYDLVVTAGAEYEAGFRGQYTCAGS; translated from the coding sequence ATGCATTACGGCCGCTTCTTCGCGATGATCGCCACATCGACCGTGATGATGTTCGGATTGATGTATCTGAACACCTATCTTCTCAGCCACGTCTTCTGGTCGGAGACCCGGGCCTACATGGCCCTTGTGATGGGCGCGTCCATGGCGGTCATCATGCTCGCCTTCATGCTGTCCATGTACGCGAACCGTACCGCAAACATCGCCATTTTCGCCGGTTCGGTTGTCGTCTTCGCTGCTGCACTATCGCTCGTGCGCAGCCAGGTTACCGTCGAGGACCGCAGCTATATGAGCGCAATGATCCCGCACCATTCGATCGCGATCATGACGTCGAGTCGCGCCAACATAACCGATCCGCGGGTGCGCACCCTGGCCGACGACATCATCTACGCCCAGGACAAGGAGATCGCCGAGATGCGCTATCTGATCGCCGACATCGACGCCAACGGGAAGGCCACGCAGCGCGCGGCGACGACTCCGGCGGAGCTTGTCGGCGCTGAGGAAGCGCTCGCCAGTGAAGAACTTTCCAAGGTCGATCCGGAGTTCCTGACCGAGGATGAGATCGCTCGGGTTTTCCCGGATGGCGCAGCCTGCCGCTTCACCTATACCGAGGGCAGCCCGCCCGTGCTGGTCGCGGGCGAGAGCGCGCAAGGAACGGCTGCTTTGGTCAAGATCAGCGGCGACCTCGTTCGCCTTGACGTAAGCGAAACCGGCCCCGAAGGGGGCACGTTCACCGCCGAGCCGCTCTCGGCTGAACTGCATGAGACCGACAGCGGCGATCTTTACGATCTGGTAGTGACGGCCGGCGCGGAGTACGAGGCCGGCTTCCGCGGCCAGTACACCTGCGCGGGCTCCTAG
- a CDS encoding VirB3 family type IV secretion system protein, which translates to MAADEGHSGELLGFSVPVHRALTEPILLGGAPRAIAIMNGTLAGAVGLGLRLWLVGIAIWAIGHIAAVWAAKRDPLFVEVGRRHLRIPAHLTV; encoded by the coding sequence ATGGCAGCCGACGAAGGGCACAGCGGGGAACTGCTCGGCTTCTCAGTTCCCGTTCACCGTGCGCTGACCGAGCCAATCCTGCTGGGCGGTGCGCCGCGCGCCATCGCCATCATGAACGGCACGCTGGCCGGTGCGGTCGGTCTCGGTCTGCGGCTCTGGCTGGTCGGCATTGCAATCTGGGCGATCGGACACATTGCGGCGGTCTGGGCCGCCAAGCGCGATCCGCTCTTCGTCGAGGTCGGCCGCCGCCATCTGCGCATTCCCGCGCATCTGACGGTCTGA
- a CDS encoding multicopper oxidase family protein, with product MISGLVATAAASALPRPLHAQTEAAETLTARAATARIAPADYPDTAVWSYNGAVPGAPIRLRQGERLRRLFRNDLDQPGTVHWHGIRIDNAMDGVPGLTQSVVAPGDSYLYDFELPDAGTYWFHPHNRAWEQMARGLSGALIVEETNGAPEVDLDEVLLIDDWRLSEDGQIAGGFNDMHDWAHAGRIGNWVTVNGTGGWRRMVARNARVRLRLINAANARIFNVAAQGLEGWIVALDGMPLDAPRRFDQLTLAPAQRADLVVDVTATVDEKAYLVGLEGNSGYALATFDVDGEAHAERLPAPNALPANPVSALGAVNEARRIELRMEGGAMGSMRGATMSGRMMGMSELVNAGKVWAFNGMADMPDNPLFEARAGETVKVAIVNDTAWPHAMHLHGHHFRQVLRDGTTGPLRDTLLMDRDESVEIAFVADNPGDWLLHCHMLEHSAGGMMTWLRVT from the coding sequence ATGATCTCCGGCCTGGTCGCCACTGCGGCGGCATCGGCTCTTCCGCGCCCGTTGCATGCGCAGACGGAGGCGGCCGAAACACTCACGGCGCGTGCGGCGACTGCGCGCATCGCGCCAGCCGACTATCCGGACACGGCGGTTTGGTCCTATAACGGCGCCGTTCCCGGTGCTCCGATCCGGCTTCGTCAGGGCGAGCGTCTGCGCCGGCTGTTCCGCAACGATCTCGACCAGCCTGGAACCGTTCATTGGCATGGGATTCGAATCGACAATGCCATGGACGGCGTCCCCGGTCTCACCCAGTCCGTCGTCGCGCCTGGCGACAGCTACCTCTACGACTTCGAGCTGCCGGATGCCGGCACCTACTGGTTCCATCCGCATAACCGGGCCTGGGAGCAGATGGCGCGCGGCCTGTCTGGCGCCTTGATTGTGGAAGAGACCAACGGTGCGCCGGAGGTCGATCTCGATGAGGTCTTGCTGATCGACGACTGGCGCCTCTCCGAAGACGGGCAGATCGCCGGCGGCTTCAACGACATGCATGACTGGGCCCATGCGGGCCGCATCGGCAACTGGGTGACCGTCAATGGCACGGGCGGCTGGCGCCGCATGGTCGCACGCAATGCGCGGGTACGCCTTCGCCTCATCAATGCGGCCAATGCCAGAATTTTCAATGTCGCCGCTCAGGGTCTAGAAGGCTGGATCGTCGCGCTCGACGGCATGCCGCTGGACGCGCCCCGGCGCTTCGACCAACTCACTCTCGCCCCGGCGCAGCGCGCTGATCTCGTTGTCGACGTGACCGCAACCGTTGACGAGAAGGCCTATCTCGTAGGGCTTGAGGGCAATTCCGGCTATGCACTGGCGACCTTCGATGTCGACGGCGAAGCGCATGCCGAACGATTGCCTGCACCCAACGCCCTGCCAGCCAATCCGGTGTCTGCTCTCGGTGCGGTCAATGAGGCGCGCCGCATCGAATTGCGAATGGAAGGAGGCGCCATGGGATCAATGCGAGGCGCGACGATGTCCGGCCGTATGATGGGCATGTCCGAACTGGTGAATGCCGGCAAGGTCTGGGCATTCAACGGCATGGCGGACATGCCCGATAATCCTCTTTTCGAAGCGCGCGCAGGAGAGACAGTCAAGGTCGCCATCGTCAATGATACGGCTTGGCCGCATGCCATGCATTTGCACGGACACCATTTCAGACAGGTCTTGCGCGACGGCACGACAGGTCCGCTGAGGGATACGCTGCTGATGGACCGTGACGAGAGTGTCGAGATTGCCTTCGTCGCAGATAATCCCGGTGATTGGCTGCTTCACTGCCACATGCTGGAACATTCCGCCGGCGGAATGATGACATGGCTTCGTGTGACATGA
- a CDS encoding TrbC/VirB2 family protein: MNQILHNVRQRLTTAASAVVIAVMMTPAAHASGSSMPWEAPLQSILESIEGPVAKIIAVIIIIITGLTLAFGDTSGGFRRLIQIVFGLSIAFAASSFFLSFFSFGGGALI; encoded by the coding sequence ATGAACCAGATCCTGCATAACGTCCGCCAGAGACTGACGACCGCCGCGTCGGCCGTGGTCATCGCCGTTATGATGACGCCTGCCGCGCACGCCTCCGGCTCCTCCATGCCCTGGGAGGCGCCGCTCCAGTCGATCCTCGAATCCATCGAGGGGCCGGTCGCCAAGATCATCGCCGTCATCATCATTATCATCACCGGCCTGACGCTTGCCTTCGGCGACACCTCCGGCGGGTTCCGGCGCCTGATCCAGATTGTCTTCGGCCTCTCGATTGCCTTCGCGGCGAGCTCCTTCTTCCTGTCCTTCTTCTCCTTCGGCGGCGGGGCGCTGATCTGA
- a CDS encoding heavy metal translocating P-type ATPase produces the protein MAQHSHQHHDQTSHNHDGHDHAGHDHPDPKAGETATDPVCGMTVTIKPEARMRDFGGDTFYFCSDGCRTKFDADPYFYASGNAAKVGKRAPQGTQWTCPMHPEIVRDEPGACPKCGMALEPMVPSDEPSEELTDFTRRMWISAAAAVPLVILTMGELVGLPVRDWIGHQIAIYLEFLLATPIVLWAALPFFQRGWDSVKNRSPNMWTLISLGVGAAYLYSLVATFLPGVFPEQYRMGGMVGTYYEAAVVIIALIFVGQVLELRARERTGDAIRALMDLAPKTARRILSDGSEYDAPLENIVEGDLLRVRPGDSVPVDGEVAEGRSSIDESMITGEPVPIEKTEGDRVTGGTINKNGTLAIRATAVGSDTVLAQIVDMVAGARRSRAPIQGLADRVSEVFVPTVVGIAILAFVVWLFAGPSPAFVFAIAAAVSVLIIACPCALGLATPISITTAAGRGAQAGVLIKDAEALERMARVDTLIVDKTGTLTEGRPKLTDVVALGDIPEDDVLALAAALERGSEHPLAEAILEGARERGVPLDKATDFEAVTGKGVTGTVGGRSIALGNTALMQAIGGDAASGEEKADALRTEGKTAMFVAVDGTLAGIVAVADPIKETTAAAIRDLHAQGLRVIMATGDNQRTAEAVAAKLGIDDVRAGVLPEGKKAFVDELRAAGRSVAMAGDGVNDAPALAAADVGIAMGTGADVAVESAGLTLLGGDLTGIVRARKLAKATLRNIKQNLFFAFVYNTAGVPIAAGVLYPVFGLLLSPMIAAAAMSLSSVSVIANALRLRRLDL, from the coding sequence ATGGCGCAGCATTCTCACCAGCATCACGACCAAACGTCGCACAATCACGATGGCCACGATCATGCCGGCCATGATCACCCGGATCCGAAAGCCGGCGAAACGGCAACCGATCCCGTTTGCGGGATGACGGTGACGATTAAGCCGGAGGCGCGCATGCGCGACTTCGGGGGTGACACCTTCTACTTTTGCTCCGATGGCTGCCGGACGAAGTTCGATGCCGATCCGTATTTTTACGCCTCGGGCAACGCGGCGAAGGTCGGCAAGCGTGCGCCGCAGGGCACGCAGTGGACCTGTCCCATGCATCCGGAGATCGTGCGTGACGAACCCGGCGCCTGCCCGAAATGCGGCATGGCGCTCGAGCCGATGGTGCCGTCCGACGAGCCAAGCGAGGAACTGACCGATTTCACGCGGCGGATGTGGATCAGCGCCGCCGCTGCGGTGCCCCTGGTGATCCTGACGATGGGTGAACTGGTCGGTCTTCCCGTCCGCGACTGGATCGGCCATCAGATCGCGATCTATCTCGAGTTTCTCCTCGCCACGCCGATCGTGCTGTGGGCGGCGCTGCCGTTTTTCCAGCGCGGCTGGGACTCCGTAAAGAACCGATCGCCCAACATGTGGACGCTCATATCGCTCGGTGTCGGCGCGGCCTATCTCTACTCCCTCGTCGCGACCTTCCTGCCCGGCGTCTTTCCCGAGCAGTACCGGATGGGGGGCATGGTCGGCACCTACTACGAGGCCGCGGTCGTCATCATCGCGCTGATATTCGTCGGTCAGGTGCTGGAGTTGCGCGCCCGCGAGCGCACCGGCGACGCCATCCGGGCGCTGATGGACCTTGCGCCCAAGACCGCGCGACGCATCCTGTCCGACGGCTCCGAATATGACGCGCCGCTGGAGAACATTGTCGAAGGCGACCTGCTACGCGTACGCCCCGGCGACAGCGTGCCGGTCGACGGTGAAGTGGCCGAGGGCCGGTCTTCGATCGACGAGAGTATGATCACGGGCGAACCCGTCCCCATCGAGAAAACCGAGGGCGACCGGGTGACCGGCGGAACGATCAACAAGAACGGCACGCTGGCGATTCGCGCGACGGCGGTCGGCTCAGACACGGTGCTTGCGCAGATCGTCGACATGGTGGCCGGGGCGCGCCGTTCGCGCGCGCCCATTCAAGGCCTGGCCGATCGGGTCTCGGAAGTCTTCGTACCGACGGTCGTCGGCATCGCCATCCTCGCCTTTGTCGTTTGGCTTTTTGCTGGACCGAGTCCCGCCTTCGTCTTCGCAATCGCGGCGGCAGTGTCGGTCCTGATCATCGCCTGTCCCTGCGCGCTCGGGCTTGCAACGCCGATCTCGATCACCACGGCGGCGGGACGCGGCGCGCAGGCAGGCGTTCTCATCAAGGACGCCGAGGCGCTGGAGCGCATGGCGCGCGTCGACACGCTGATCGTCGACAAGACCGGAACGCTGACCGAGGGACGGCCGAAGCTGACCGATGTGGTCGCCCTTGGGGATATTCCGGAGGACGACGTTCTCGCATTGGCGGCAGCCTTGGAGCGCGGTTCCGAACATCCATTGGCCGAAGCCATTCTCGAGGGCGCGCGGGAGCGGGGCGTGCCACTCGACAAGGCCACGGACTTTGAAGCCGTCACCGGCAAGGGCGTGACGGGAACAGTGGGCGGCCGCTCCATCGCGCTCGGCAACACCGCGCTAATGCAGGCAATCGGCGGTGACGCCGCTAGCGGTGAGGAAAAGGCCGACGCTCTCAGGACCGAGGGCAAGACCGCGATGTTCGTCGCCGTAGACGGCACCCTTGCCGGTATCGTCGCCGTGGCGGACCCCATCAAGGAAACGACCGCGGCCGCGATCCGTGACCTGCATGCGCAGGGATTGCGCGTCATCATGGCGACCGGCGACAATCAGCGCACCGCCGAGGCGGTGGCGGCAAAGCTCGGCATCGACGACGTGCGCGCCGGCGTTCTGCCGGAAGGCAAGAAAGCCTTTGTCGACGAGTTGCGCGCGGCGGGCCGTTCGGTGGCCATGGCGGGCGACGGCGTCAACGACGCGCCGGCGCTCGCCGCTGCCGATGTCGGCATTGCCATGGGCACGGGCGCCGATGTTGCCGTGGAAAGTGCAGGGCTAACATTGCTGGGCGGCGATCTCACAGGGATCGTACGGGCGCGAAAGCTCGCCAAGGCGACCCTGCGCAACATCAAGCAGAACCTGTTCTTTGCCTTCGTCTACAACACGGCCGGCGTGCCGATCGCAGCCGGTGTGCTCTACCCCGTATTCGGCCTGTTGCTCTCGCCGATGATCGCGGCCGCCGCCATGTCGCTGTCATCGGTCTCGGTGATCGCCAACGCGCTCAGACTGCGGCGGCTGGACCTCTGA
- a CDS encoding glutaredoxin family protein — MVMRDHLCPYGLKSKDLLKRRGFEVDDHHLTTREETDAFMEDQGVETTPQTFIGGERVGGYDGLRVYFEIDPPPEEQSDTSYRPVIAIFAVAALLALGLSWHQYGTVLTLRALEWFISLSMTILAIQKLQDVESFSTMFLNYDLLARQWVPYGTIYPFGEALAGILMTAGILVWISAPVALFIGSVGAVSIFKAVYIDKRELKCACVGGSSSVPLGFVSLTESLMMMAMGIWMPLKAFLI; from the coding sequence ATGGTGATGCGCGATCACCTCTGCCCCTATGGCCTGAAGTCGAAGGATCTTCTCAAGCGTCGGGGCTTTGAGGTTGATGACCATCACTTGACCACGCGCGAAGAGACCGACGCCTTCATGGAGGACCAAGGTGTGGAGACGACGCCGCAGACCTTCATCGGTGGCGAACGGGTCGGTGGTTACGACGGTCTGCGGGTCTATTTCGAGATCGATCCGCCGCCGGAGGAGCAAAGCGACACCTCCTACAGGCCGGTTATCGCCATTTTCGCGGTCGCCGCCCTGCTGGCGCTGGGGCTGTCCTGGCACCAGTACGGCACGGTTCTGACGCTGCGGGCGCTTGAGTGGTTCATCTCGCTGTCGATGACCATCCTGGCGATCCAGAAACTCCAGGATGTCGAGAGCTTCTCGACCATGTTCCTCAACTACGACCTGCTGGCGCGCCAGTGGGTGCCCTATGGCACGATCTATCCGTTTGGCGAGGCGCTGGCCGGTATCCTGATGACGGCCGGCATCCTCGTGTGGATATCGGCGCCGGTGGCGCTGTTCATCGGCTCGGTCGGGGCTGTCAGCATCTTCAAGGCGGTCTACATCGACAAGCGCGAGCTTAAATGCGCCTGTGTCGGGGGCAGCTCTTCGGTGCCGCTCGGCTTCGTCTCCCTGACCGAAAGCCTCATGATGATGGCCATGGGCATCTGGATGCCGCTCAAGGCCTTCCTGATCTGA
- a CDS encoding APC family permease, with translation MTDYKKDSITLPGAIAMGTGVMIGAGILALTGQMAELAGPLFPLSFIAGAIVTAFSAYTYVKMSNAYPSAGGIGMILVKAYGPTTVAAGAALLMALSMVINESLVARTFAAYALRGLGIEPTGWLVPTIGVAVIVFAWLVNVSGNRSVGLLSIVMAFLKVFGIALFGVAALWAGGFSFEATGGETGAGGFLASAALAILAFKGFTTITNSGAEITEPHRNVGRAIVVSIAICVVVYLLVAFAVGSSLPLDRIIAAKDYALAEAAAPAFGQVGFYLTVALALIATASGLIASVFAVSRMLAMLTDMKLVPHSHFGMPGAIRDHTLVYTVVIASLLTIFFDLSRIASLGAFFYLVMDMVIHWGVYRNLRHDIGARSWILLTAITLDAAVLAAFGLMKWQADPAIVVIAVGGIAVVFAFEAVFLRLRPPSTGHMHHSG, from the coding sequence ATGACGGACTACAAAAAAGACAGCATTACTTTGCCTGGCGCCATCGCCATGGGCACCGGGGTCATGATCGGGGCGGGGATCCTCGCTCTGACCGGGCAGATGGCGGAATTGGCCGGACCTCTGTTTCCGCTCTCCTTTATCGCCGGCGCCATCGTCACGGCGTTCAGCGCCTACACCTATGTCAAAATGTCGAACGCCTATCCCTCGGCCGGTGGCATCGGCATGATCCTGGTCAAGGCCTACGGGCCGACGACCGTCGCGGCAGGCGCGGCGCTTTTGATGGCGCTGTCGATGGTCATCAACGAGAGCCTCGTCGCGCGAACCTTCGCCGCCTATGCGCTGCGGGGATTGGGGATTGAGCCCACAGGCTGGCTGGTGCCGACCATCGGCGTCGCCGTCATTGTCTTCGCCTGGCTTGTGAACGTATCGGGAAACCGGTCGGTCGGGTTGCTGTCTATTGTGATGGCGTTCCTGAAGGTTTTCGGGATCGCATTGTTCGGCGTTGCGGCGCTTTGGGCCGGTGGTTTTTCCTTCGAGGCGACGGGCGGCGAGACCGGGGCGGGAGGGTTTCTGGCTTCAGCTGCGCTCGCTATCCTCGCCTTCAAGGGGTTTACGACGATCACCAACAGCGGCGCCGAGATCACCGAGCCGCACCGCAATGTCGGCCGCGCCATCGTGGTCTCGATCGCGATCTGCGTCGTCGTCTATCTCCTTGTGGCTTTCGCGGTCGGCTCTAGCCTGCCGCTCGATCGTATCATCGCCGCCAAGGATTATGCGCTGGCCGAGGCGGCGGCACCGGCCTTCGGGCAGGTTGGTTTCTATCTGACGGTGGCTCTGGCCCTGATTGCTACGGCGTCCGGCCTGATCGCCAGCGTTTTCGCGGTCTCGCGCATGCTGGCCATGCTGACAGACATGAAGCTCGTGCCGCACAGCCATTTCGGTATGCCAGGGGCGATCCGTGATCATACGCTCGTCTACACTGTGGTGATCGCCAGCCTTCTGACCATCTTCTTCGATCTCAGCCGGATCGCCTCGCTCGGCGCGTTCTTCTATCTGGTGATGGACATGGTCATCCACTGGGGTGTGTACCGGAACCTCAGGCATGACATCGGCGCCCGGTCATGGATCCTGCTGACGGCGATCACGCTCGACGCGGCGGTGCTCGCAGCCTTCGGACTGATGAAGTGGCAGGCGGACCCGGCGATCGTCGTCATTGCCGTCGGCGGGATTGCCGTCGTCTTTGCCTTCGAGGCGGTATTCCTGCGGCTTCGTCCGCCGTCGACCGGTCACATGCATCATTCGGGCTGA
- the trbB gene encoding P-type conjugative transfer ATPase TrbB: MAASHHNSEGIARGARMLRTALGPAIATFLEDPGVVEVMLNPDGRLWIDRLSEGLSDTGERLAPEDGERIIRLVAHHVGAEVHTGSPRVSAELPGTGERFEGLLPPVVAAPAFAIRKPAVAVFSLDDYVAAGIMTAEQASALRAGVAARANILVAGGTSTGKTTLTNALLAEVAKTADRVVIIEDTRELQCAAPNLVAMRTKDGVASLSDLVRSSLRLRPDRIPIGEVRGSEALDLLKAWGTGHPGGVGTIHAGSGLGALRRLEQLIQEAVVTVPRALIAETIDLVAVLSGRGSARRLAELARVEGLSPDGDYRVVRAIETPDAPLPTATTKESSHEPDPA, encoded by the coding sequence ATGGCAGCCTCACATCACAATTCGGAAGGGATCGCACGCGGCGCACGGATGCTGCGCACCGCGCTCGGTCCGGCCATCGCGACGTTCCTGGAAGATCCCGGCGTCGTCGAGGTGATGCTGAACCCTGACGGGCGGTTGTGGATCGACCGTCTCTCCGAGGGTCTATCCGATACGGGCGAGCGCTTGGCACCGGAAGACGGCGAACGCATCATCCGTCTCGTCGCCCACCACGTCGGCGCCGAGGTTCATACCGGAAGCCCGCGCGTCTCGGCGGAGCTGCCAGGAACGGGGGAGCGGTTCGAGGGGCTTCTGCCGCCGGTCGTTGCTGCGCCAGCTTTCGCGATCCGCAAGCCGGCCGTGGCTGTTTTCTCCCTCGACGACTATGTCGCCGCCGGCATCATGACGGCCGAGCAGGCCTCGGCCCTGCGGGCTGGCGTCGCCGCGCGGGCAAACATCCTCGTCGCCGGCGGCACCTCGACCGGCAAGACCACGCTCACCAATGCGCTGCTGGCCGAGGTCGCGAAGACAGCCGACCGCGTCGTCATCATCGAGGATACGCGCGAACTGCAATGCGCCGCGCCGAACCTCGTCGCCATGCGGACGAAGGACGGCGTTGCCTCGCTCTCCGACCTCGTCCGCTCGTCCCTTCGCCTGCGGCCCGACCGCATCCCCATCGGCGAGGTTCGCGGCAGCGAGGCCCTCGATCTCCTCAAGGCCTGGGGCACCGGCCATCCGGGCGGCGTCGGCACGATCCACGCGGGATCGGGACTCGGCGCGCTGCGCCGGCTCGAGCAACTCATCCAGGAAGCCGTCGTCACCGTCCCCCGCGCATTGATCGCGGAGACCATCGATCTCGTCGCCGTGCTGTCGGGACGCGGCTCCGCGCGCCGGCTCGCAGAGCTCGCCCGCGTCGAGGGCCTCTCGCCCGACGGCGATTATCGCGTCGTTCGAGCGATCGAGACTCCGGACGCACCTCTTCCCACAGCAACCACGAAGGAAAGCTCCCATGAACCAGATCCTGCATAA